A genomic region of Amphiura filiformis chromosome 6, Afil_fr2py, whole genome shotgun sequence contains the following coding sequences:
- the LOC140155457 gene encoding G-protein coupled receptor 143-like encodes MASPTLDLLCCQIRKKAPTLAPPLDNITVPYLTTESFMTHIYSNSSTLQPTTTAAPPLFGQSIVFEVLFNVISIMAASLSIMGAIYTLIPKRGVYRRRRTVVAEIRQTGILTWLAVTDLMACLGIFMLAVARLSDLTDEEVIGRFEDAGLRWFCVVATAWIQYFYISTFLWTFSYALDVHFMLTNKHHSKLLWLYAAVSFVIPLVLVIIGEVFLYRTSPYDQECAPDKDAWKEMLPHYLAMYIPMLFVMVANPILYWQSFKKVGPLLMASGMYTDRERKIKTQIQVKFLRIVLVFYICWTANIINVGTLIFQASSGYENIREFNTFSEIVWIVMAVFNPLQAFLNALVYWGPAGCRRTTTEEDARNPIQDSSGADSDVEILRSSPSRRNWATERSPLLQGL; translated from the exons ATGGCATCACCAACTTTAGACTTGTTGTGTTGCCAGATTCGGAAAAAGGCACCAACTTTAGCACCACCTTTAGACAACATAACAGTACCATATTTAACAACAGAGTCTTTTATGACGCATATTTACTCCAATTCATCAACTCTGCAGCCTACAACTACGGCTGCACCCCCTCTATTTGGACAGAGCATAGTGTTTGAGGTGTTGTTCAATGTGATCTCAATTATGGCAGCGTCTTTGAGTATCATGGGTGCTATCTATACACTGATTCCCAAGAGGGGTGTGTATCGAAGGAGAAGAACTGTCGTTGCAGAAATCAGGCAAACGGGAATACTGACATGGCTGGCTGTAACGGATCTCATGGCATGTTTAG GAATTTTTATGTTGGCTGTTGCCAGACTATCAGATTTAACTGATGAGGAGGTGATTGGTAGATTTGAAGATGCTGGTCTGCGCTGGTTTTGTGTTGTGGCAACG GCCTGGATCCAGTATTTTTACATTTCTACCTTCCTGTGGACATTTTCATATGCTCTTGATGTACATTTCATGTTAACAAATAAACACCA TTCCAAATTACTGTGGCTGTATGCTGCTGTATCATTCGTAATACCACTGGTTCTGGTCATCATAGGCGAGGTTTTCCTCTACAGGACATCACCATATGA CCAAGAGTGTGCTCCTGATAAAGATGCTTGGAAAGAAATGCTTCCACATTACCTGGCAATGTACATACCTATGCTATTTGTCATGGTTGCAAACCCTATCCTGTATTGGCAGTCATTCAAAAA AGTTGGTCCCTTATTGATGGCTAGTGGCATGTACACAGACAGggaaaggaaaattaaaacacAGATCCAAGTGAAATTCTTGAGAATAGTCTTGGTCTTTTACATTTG TTGGACAGCAAACATCATAAATGTTGGAACATTAATCTTCCAGGCCTCTTCGGGATACGAGAATATCAGGGAATTCAACACCTTCAGTGAAATTGTTTGGATTGTTATG GCTGTGTTCAACCCATTACAAGCATTTCTGAATGCATTGGTGTACTGGGGGCCAGCTGGATGTCGCAGAACCACCACAGAAGAAGACGCCAGGAATCCCATCCAAGATAGCTCTGGAGCAGACAGTGATGTTGAAATCTTGAGGTCATCTCCAAGCAGGAGAAATTGGGCCACAGAGAGGTCCCCATTACTGCAAGGATTGTAG